The following coding sequences lie in one Nakaseomyces glabratus chromosome K, complete sequence genomic window:
- the RIM15 gene encoding protein kinase RIM15 (CAGL0K12562g~Ortholog(s) have signal transducer, downstream of receptor, with serine/threonine kinase activity) — MNSISDDSYDNDAEMEDINSTRNMIGTPTDTLHLSHNNSPDNDTNSQSSSNYEKYLRLATENNQCMILELELNGKIRYITKQPWENIVGTKVPDNIEDLIEGTDQDRQVFKETTDMMLINDNTSYTVTFTTKSTKTEGEWQDYNDSQEGFIILEACGILIHDSKTELPSHTMWIVKPYHLDWHANEIDNILPIEFIKKLGFGATIFAEYLKGVEYDMILNENDLPVPRLELCRVCELYVPAWWLETHSYLCVCEHKIRSVIQLLHDNLEDRLEILQNFKSKFQDEDKSQKEEKDISSLELEYNSVPIKGTRSRAFFETIIDELIDLCNAAININPSEYHETTANELTEQDQQRSDSVSCKNNINLLLLPGEKMMKNQNVHQAEFTYQFSPTSKTNIETIQNWSPDFDLTAENIKDEGLSLLVNETMDIIKKKVDAIMRLDNAMTYNLRIKNEVNSYVLQSVKEQVENNKLKFNHSLNLPLQNSEFATNTGQNRYDADQEQESSQNELCDQIIKPQPRLFTASYLTNNEIPITKTDNISGSKDDNSKLLNRYDNVYENDQVSQINRSSVSEIIDYPSDPNFHRSIRSRSLTPKQRLDYSAGPVSNILLSGQNTSTLSSSSGTQSELVTKNNTPNEVLKNNNQSSTPHSNSSGPVLLPKLSTSISLTPRRGSPLPSTVNHNLNNSRLSNGVIQGASTSYNRSLNMEKSPVISPFSNENSYNQHEHNSITNTLQTINSPTFNHSNLSVSNSHVNLSNSVSSNQPLSPLLLATSQMKPLTPSIKDYDIIKPISKGAYGSVYLARKKLTGDYFAIKVLRKSDMIAKNQVTNVKSERAIMMVQSDKPYVARLYATFQNKDNLFLVMEYLPGGDLATLLKMMGCLPDEWVKQYLSEIIIGVEDMHNNGIIHHDLKPENLLIDVSGHLKLTDFGLSRAGLVKRHRHIPKPISLSNADTRSNIDSHPTSHLSTPEIISLDHRPSLNSAVKNRKRSSLKQDILENNLQAVLLTNEFSAGSEQERLKERFQRNSMDYTPETSSMKRSESQQSFLDISRSSTPPPYQNITSTPMKLRTNSITYAENNFNINEASNSPSTDLILFNPEDSKQDKRFFGTPDYLAPETIEGTGEDNQCDWWSVGCILFEMVFGYPPFHAETPDQVFRNILEGKIDWPIFDSIEEEREYISPEAKDLIMKFLITDPHKRLGYNGTEEIKNHPYFKDVKWDHVYDETASYVPNIEDPEDTDYFDLRGATLQDFGDDNDEDAVLESDGDAIDIGQNPNKFSSHKLSVGSVLESVSVSNKPAHSGPMLSPSIPSHLRDNSKRTGKLNDKQTEFGSFYFRNLSALDKANKDAINRLKSEHLTESKGRHRRTSSSSLVGYISDSSSKMRVSKLGGIATPPVGFVINKANKHDTLGLRSYSPERSISLEATPSSHFNHSSESGKDSNSIHHGNMGSDLDSPSGLKFKSPLSPSTPYSSLNTAQTTPNTAKFNRSRLLSHPNSQRTVSTHRTDSGDLSNEEAERLHAVYRVNSLKYRRKSGRKSSGVNDVGYRMDILVCEPIPIHRYRVTRDLESVGCTVVSVGAGDELVSRANSGVKFDLIVTALKLPKLGAIDIVKLIKHTNGINSRTPIIAITNFYHEAISAKVFDDVLEKPIMLDEIRHLVAKYALKKSQEESTIVSDSDDAMVYQETSS, encoded by the coding sequence ATGAATAGTATAAGTGACGACAGCTATGATAACGACGCAGAGATGGAAGACATaaattcaacaagaaatatGATAGGTACGCCTACTGATACACTGCATCTATCACACAATAACTCTCCAGATAATGACACTAATTCACAATCTTCCTCAAATtatgaaaaatatttacGACTTGCAACAGAAAATAATCAATGTATGATATTAGAATTGGAGCTCAACGGCAAAATACGATACATCACAAAACAACCATGGGAAAACATTGTGGGAACAAAGGTACCCGATAATATAGAAGATTTAATAGAAGGAACTGATCAAGATAGACAagttttcaaagaaaccaCAGACATGATGCTGATTAATGATAACACTAGCTACACTGTAACCTTTACAACTAAAAGTACAAAAACAGAAGGGGAATGGCAAGATTACAATGATAGTCAAGAAggatttattattttggaAGCATGCGGCATTTTAATCCATGATAGCAAAACAGAGTTGCCATCCCATACTATGTGGATCGTTAAACCATATCATCTCGACTGGCATGctaatgaaattgataatatcTTACCAATCGAATTTATAAAGAAGCTTGGATTTGGTGCAACTATCTTTGCGGAGTACTTGAAAGGAGTTGAATATGATATGATATTAAATGAAAACGACTTACCTGTTCCACGATTAGAACTATGCCGAGTTTGTGAATTATATGTGCCAGCATGGTGGTTAGAAACGCATTCCTATCTTTGTGTATGTGAACATAAAATTAGATCTGTAATCCAATTACTACATGACAACTTAGAAGATAGATTAGAGATACTACAGAATTTTAAATCGAAATTTCAGGATGAAGATAAATcacaaaaagaagaaaaggatATAAGCTCTCTTGAACTTGAATATAACAGTGTTCCAATAAAAGGCACTAGATCGAGGGCTTTTTTTGAAACTATTATTGATGAACTTATTGATTTATGCAATGCGGCCATTAACATTAACCCAAGTGAGTATCATGAAACGACGGCAAATGAACTGACAGAACAGGACCAACAAAGATCTGACTCTGTATCTTGtaagaataatattaatttattGTTACTACCTGGCgaaaagatgatgaaaaatcaGAATGTCCATCAAGCAGAATTCACATACCAATTCTCACCCACTTCGAAAACCAATATTGAGACTATCCAAAATTGGTCCCCAGATTTTGACTTAACTGCAGAGAACATTAAGGATGAAGGCCTCTCATTATTGGTAAATGAGACAATGGAtattataaagaaaaaggtTGATGCTATAATGAGATTAGATAATGCCATGACTTATAACttaagaataaaaaatgagGTTAATAGTTATGTTCTACAGAGCGTTAAAGAGCAAGTAGAAAATAACAAGCTAAAATTTAATCACTCATTGAATTTACCGCTACAAAATTCAGAATTTGCTACCAATACGGGACAGAATAGGTATGATGCTGATCAAGAACAGGAAAGCTCACAAAACGAACTTTGTGATCAAATCATAAAGCCACAGCCTAGATTGTTTACTGCATCATATTTAACAAACAATGAAATACCAATAACTAAGACTGATAATATTTCGGGAAGTAAAGATGATAATAGCAAGCTATTGAATAGATATGATAACGTTTACGAAAATGATCAGGTATCACAGATTAATAGGAGTTCTGTATCAGAGATTATAGACTATCCTTCTGATCCCAATTTTCATCGGAGCATCAGATCTCGTTCTCTTACACCAAAGCAAAGGTTAGATTATTCTGCTGGTCCTGTTTCTAACATTTTACTTTCAGGTCAGAATACATCTACTCTGTCGAGCAGTTCTGGGACACAATCAGAATTAGTGACCAAGAATAATACTCCAAATGAAGTCCTGAAAAACAATAATCAAAGCAGCACGCCACATTCAAACTCTAGTGGACCGGTGTTGCTACCAAAATTATCAACAAGCATTTCTCTTACTCCTAGGAGGGGCTCACCTTTACCTTCAACAGTGAACCATAACCTTAACAACTCTAGGTTATCAAACGGTGTTATACAGGGGGCATCTACATCTTATAATAGATCACTGAACATGGAGAAATCACCAGTCATTTCTccattttcaaatgaaaACTCCTATAATCAACATGAACATAATTCAATTACTAACACACTACAAACAATAAATTCACCGACTTTCAACCACTCAAATTTATCAGTAAGTAACTCACATGTTAATTTAAGCAATTCTGTTTCCAGCAACCAGCCCTTGTCCCCTCTATTGCTAGCTACATCCCAGATGAAACCTCTGACTCCCAGCATAAAGGATTATGATATTATCAAACCGATTAGTAAGGGTGCTTACGGAAGTGTATACTTGGCTCGTAAAAAGCTAACCGGTGATTATTTTGCCATAAAAGTACTTCGCAAGTCTGATATGATTGCTAAAAATCAAGTAACCAACGTAAAGTCAGAGAGAGCGATTATGATGGTTCAGAGCGATAAACCTTACGTGGCAAGGTTATACGCAACGTTCcaaaataaagataactTATTTTTGGTTATGGAATATCTGCCTGGTGGTGATTTAGCAACATTGCTTAAGATGATGGGTTGCTTACCTGATGAATGGGTTAAACAGTACTTGTCAGAGATCATCATTGGGGTCGAAGATATGCATAATAATGGTATTATTCACCATGACCTTAAACCTGAGAATCTACTTATCGATGTGTCAGGGCATCTCAAACTGACTGATTTTGGTTTATCCCGTGCAGGGCTGGTTAAGCGTCATAGGCATATTCCGAAGCCTATCTCATTAAGTAATGCTGATACTAGAAGCAATATTGATTCACATCCTACAAGCCATTTATCAACTCCTGAAATTATATCTTTAGACCACAGACCCTCTCTCAACTCTGCTGTAAAAAACCGTAAAAGGTCATCATTGAAACAAGATATCTTGGAGAACAATCTACAGGCAGTGCTGCTAACAAACGAATTTTCAGCCGGATCTGAACAGGAGCGTTTAAAAGAGAGATTTCAACGAAATAGCATGGACTATACTCCTGAAACTTCTTCCATGAAACGCAGTGAATCTCAGCAGTCATTTTTAGACATATCTCGATCTAGTACTCCACCaccatatcaaaatataacatCAACCCCTATGAAATTAAGAACAAATTCCATTACCTATGCtgaaaataatttcaatataaaCGAAGCCAGCAACTCTCCAAGTACAGATTTGATACTTTTCAATCCAGAGGATTCCAAACAGGACAAGAGGTTTTTTGGAACTCCAGACTATCTTGCACCAGAAACAATTGAAGGAACAGGTGAAGATAACCAATGTGATTGGTGGTCAGTGGGATGTATATTGTTTGAGATGGTTTTTGGATACCCACCATTCCATGCTGAGACACCGGATCAGGTGTTTAGAAACATTTTAGAAGGAAAAATTGATTGGCCGATATTTGATTCCATAGAGGAAGAACGGGAATACATTTCTCCGGAGGCGAAGGACCTTATAATGAAGTTTTTAATTACTGATCCACATAAAAGGTTGGGATACAATGGTACAGAAGAGATAAAAAACCATCCATATTTTAAGGATGTTAAATGGGATCATGTCTATGATGAAACAGCATCTTACGTTCCAAATATTGAAGACCCAGAAGATACTGACTATTTTGATCTCCGTGGAGCTACTCTGCAAGACTTTGGAGATGACAACGATGAAGATGCTGTATTAGAATCCGACGGTGATGCTATAGATATTGGGCAGAACCCTAATAAATTTAGCTCCCATAAATTAAGTGTGGGATCTGTGCTGGAATCTGTTTCTGTAAGCAATAAGCCAGCTCATTCAGGGCCAATGCTGTCACCTTCTATCCCAAGTCATCTAAGAGATAATTCAAAGCGAACTGGAAAACTTAATGATAAACAAACTGAATTTGGctcattttattttagaaACCTTTCTGCTCTGGATAAGGCAAATAAAGATGCGATAAATAGATTAAAGAGTGAACACTTAACTGAATCTAAAGGGAGGCACCGAAGAACATCTTCGAGTTCATTGGTAGGTTACATTTCAGACAGCTCATCTAAAATGAGGGTGTCTAAATTGGGGGGGATTGCTACTCCACCAGTTGGATTTGTTATAAATAAAGCCAATAAACATGATACTTTAGGGTTAAGATCTTATTCACCCGAAAGAAGTATTAGCTTGGAAGCAACACCTTCCTCCCATTTCAACCATTCTTCCGAATCTGGAAAGGATTCAAACTCAATACATCATGGTAATATGGGAAGTGACCTTGACTCACCTTCGGGTCTAAAGTTTAAGTCTCCTCTCTCTCCTTCTACACCTTATTCTAGTTTGAATACGGCACAAACAACGCCCAATACAGCCAAATTTAACAGATCAAGACTACTTTCTCATCCCAACTCTCAAAGAACGGTTAGTACACACCGTACAGACTCAGGTGATCTATCtaatgaagaagctgaaagGCTGCATGCGGTATATCGGGTTAATTCACTGAAATATAGGAGAAAAAGTGGTCGGAAGAGCTCAGGTGTCAATGATGTGGGCTACCGTATGGATATTTTGGTGTGCGAACCAATTCCTATACATCGTTACCGTGTTACTAGAGACTTAGAAAGCGTAGGCTGTACAGTTGTTAGTGTTGGTGCTGGTGATGAGCTTGTTAGCCGTGCAAACAGTGGTGTtaaatttgatttgattgTTACCGCCTTAAAACTTCCAAAACTTGGTGCAATTGATATAGTGAAACTCATAAAGCATACAAATGGTATTAACTCTAGAACACCAATAATTGCGATAACCAACTTTTATCATGAAGCCATAAGTGCCAAGGTATTCGATGATGTTCTAGAGAAGCCAATTATGCTTGATGAAATTAGGCATTTGGTTGCTAAGTATGCATTGAAAAAGAGTCAAGAGGAGTCCACTATAGTTAGTGACAGTGATGACGCCATGGTTTACCAAGAAACTTCTAGctaa